The following coding sequences lie in one Candidatus Methanomethylophilaceae archaeon genomic window:
- a CDS encoding CDC48 family AAA ATPase encodes MAEEKAIKVAELKSGEAGRGVARLDPALMDILGIKFGDIIQIDGNKKTVVKVLRGPEEDANLGIIRIDGSTRRNAGVSIDERVSIKKVTAKNAEKITFAPTEQLRLQGGEDFLRQNFEGRAISKGDAITLNVMGNRIDLVVTSFSPSGEAVIMSSTTQVKISDKPAENSGDIPKTSYDDIGGLGDAVKKIREMVELPLRHPELFKRLGVEAPKGVLLHGPPGTGKTMLAKAVAGETSSNFIYIGGPEIVSKFYGESEGKLREIFKEAEENSPSIIFIDEIDSIAPKRDEVSGEEERRIVAQLLALMDGLNARGKVVVIGATNRPNSIDEALRRPGRFDREIEIGIPDRDGRLEILQIHTRGMPLGNDVDLGWLADKTHGYAGADISALTKEAAMAALRRVLPDIDLESEEISADMLNSILVTKDDFKNALKDMQPSTMREVLIEKPDVKWEDIGALEEAKQELKEAVEWPLKFGKVFDHMSAKPPKGILLYGPPGTGKTMLAKAVATESEANFISVKGPEFLNKWVGESEKAVRETFRKARQASPCVIFMDEIDSIAPERGTGGDSNVTERVISQMLTEMDGLEGLSDVVVIAATNRPDIMDPALLRPGRFDKSIFIGPPDKESRKSIFGIHTSKRPMADDVDLDVLAGKTEGCTGADIAAICNEAVMNAVRRLVSSGEMPTDEQIAQCKVSMADFEKSLDKFGPKAAEKLRDYKS; translated from the coding sequence ATGGCAGAAGAGAAAGCGATCAAAGTCGCGGAGCTCAAATCAGGGGAAGCGGGCAGAGGGGTCGCAAGGCTCGATCCCGCGCTGATGGACATCCTCGGAATAAAATTCGGAGACATAATCCAGATAGACGGGAACAAAAAGACCGTCGTGAAGGTGCTCAGAGGTCCGGAGGAGGACGCCAACCTCGGCATAATAAGGATAGACGGATCGACGAGGCGCAACGCCGGCGTATCCATCGACGAGCGCGTCTCCATAAAGAAGGTGACCGCCAAGAACGCCGAGAAAATTACTTTCGCGCCAACCGAACAGCTCAGGCTACAGGGCGGAGAGGATTTCCTCAGGCAGAACTTCGAGGGAAGGGCGATCTCGAAGGGCGATGCGATAACGCTGAACGTCATGGGCAACAGGATAGACCTCGTGGTCACGTCCTTCTCGCCTTCCGGTGAAGCCGTGATAATGTCCAGCACCACCCAGGTGAAGATCTCCGACAAACCCGCGGAGAACAGCGGAGACATCCCGAAGACTTCCTATGACGACATCGGAGGCCTTGGAGACGCGGTCAAAAAGATCAGGGAGATGGTCGAGCTTCCGCTGAGGCATCCCGAGCTCTTCAAGAGGCTGGGCGTCGAGGCTCCTAAAGGAGTGCTCCTGCACGGACCTCCAGGAACCGGGAAGACCATGCTGGCCAAAGCCGTCGCCGGAGAGACGAGCAGCAACTTCATCTACATCGGCGGGCCGGAGATCGTGAGCAAGTTCTACGGGGAATCCGAAGGCAAGCTCAGAGAGATCTTCAAGGAAGCCGAGGAGAACTCGCCCAGCATCATCTTCATCGACGAGATAGACTCGATCGCACCGAAGAGGGACGAGGTGAGCGGCGAAGAGGAGAGGCGCATAGTGGCCCAGCTCCTCGCGCTGATGGACGGGCTGAACGCCAGAGGGAAGGTAGTGGTCATCGGAGCCACCAACAGGCCCAACTCCATAGACGAGGCCCTGAGAAGGCCGGGCAGATTCGACAGGGAGATCGAGATCGGAATCCCCGACAGGGACGGCAGGCTCGAGATCCTCCAGATCCACACCCGCGGAATGCCTCTCGGGAACGACGTGGACCTCGGATGGCTCGCCGACAAGACCCACGGCTACGCCGGAGCGGACATATCGGCGCTGACCAAAGAGGCCGCTATGGCCGCCCTCAGAAGGGTGCTCCCAGACATCGACCTGGAATCCGAGGAGATCTCCGCCGACATGCTGAACAGCATCCTGGTCACCAAAGACGACTTCAAGAACGCCCTGAAGGACATGCAGCCGTCGACCATGAGGGAAGTCCTGATCGAGAAGCCTGACGTCAAGTGGGAGGACATCGGAGCCTTGGAGGAGGCCAAGCAGGAGCTGAAGGAAGCCGTGGAATGGCCCCTGAAATTCGGCAAGGTCTTCGACCACATGAGCGCCAAGCCCCCGAAGGGAATCCTCCTGTACGGCCCGCCAGGAACCGGGAAGACCATGCTGGCGAAAGCCGTCGCCACGGAGTCCGAAGCCAACTTCATCTCCGTGAAGGGCCCGGAGTTCCTGAACAAGTGGGTAGGAGAGTCGGAGAAAGCCGTCAGAGAGACGTTCAGGAAGGCGAGGCAGGCATCCCCCTGCGTCATCTTCATGGACGAGATCGACTCGATCGCGCCGGAAAGAGGAACCGGAGGGGACAGCAACGTCACCGAGAGGGTCATCTCCCAGATGCTGACCGAGATGGACGGCCTCGAAGGCCTCAGCGACGTGGTGGTGATCGCGGCGACCAACAGGCCCGACATCATGGACCCCGCTCTGCTCAGGCCGGGAAGATTCGACAAATCCATCTTCATCGGACCTCCGGACAAGGAATCCAGGAAATCGATCTTCGGCATCCACACCTCCAAGAGGCCGATGGCCGACGATGTGGACCTCGATGTGCTAGCCGGCAAGACCGAAGGCTGCACCGGAGCGGACATCGCCGCCATCTGCAACGAAGCGGTGATGAACGCCGTGAGGCGCCTGGTGTCCTCCGGAGAGATGCCCACCGACGAGCAGATCGCCCAATGCAAGGTGAGCATGGCCGACTTCGAGAAGTCGCTGGACAAATTCGGCCCGAAAGCGGCCGAGAAGCTCAGGGATTACAAATCCTGA
- a CDS encoding transcriptional regulator, producing MGRNELINTTRAILAKAGFDVSSALSLRGICFDVIARLDEKILIIKVLSNIDAFSKENAEEMKALADALDATPMVTGERSSAGALEAGIVYSRFNISIVSNETLADLLLEEAPPFIFAAPGGLYVKLDSELLKKAREERGISLGTLAETAGVSRRTIQMYESGMGAMIDAALRIEEYMNLPIIEPIDPFAFKSEEREKEERSVRDVPDLFALRQLSNLGFKVTPVVKSPFEAVTIDRKSFILTGLGTDDSGIVQRAVVASELSRIMDRFSVMIVETKRERDSIDGTAVVSNEELKRIDAPDELTDLVASRGAKK from the coding sequence ATGGGACGCAACGAACTCATCAACACCACCAGAGCCATACTGGCTAAGGCGGGCTTCGACGTGTCCTCCGCTCTGAGCCTAAGGGGGATATGCTTCGACGTCATCGCCAGGCTCGACGAGAAAATTCTCATAATCAAAGTTCTCAGCAACATCGACGCCTTCTCCAAGGAGAACGCCGAAGAGATGAAGGCCCTGGCCGACGCGCTGGACGCCACGCCCATGGTCACCGGCGAACGTTCGAGCGCCGGCGCTCTGGAGGCCGGCATAGTCTATTCCAGGTTCAACATATCCATAGTGTCCAACGAAACCTTGGCGGATCTTCTCCTCGAAGAGGCCCCTCCTTTCATATTCGCGGCCCCCGGCGGGCTTTACGTCAAGCTGGACAGCGAACTCCTCAAGAAAGCCAGGGAGGAGAGGGGCATCAGCCTCGGGACTCTGGCGGAGACCGCGGGCGTATCCAGACGCACCATCCAGATGTACGAATCCGGGATGGGCGCGATGATAGATGCGGCGCTCCGCATAGAGGAATACATGAATCTGCCGATCATCGAGCCGATAGACCCGTTCGCATTCAAGAGCGAGGAAAGGGAGAAGGAAGAGAGGTCAGTGCGGGACGTCCCCGATCTGTTCGCGCTGAGGCAGCTTTCCAATCTGGGATTCAAAGTGACGCCCGTAGTTAAAAGCCCGTTCGAAGCTGTCACGATAGACAGGAAATCATTCATCCTGACCGGCCTCGGAACCGACGACAGCGGGATAGTCCAGAGGGCGGTGGTGGCTTCGGAGCTCTCGAGGATAATGGACCGCTTCTCCGTGATGATAGTGGAGACCAAACGCGAGCGCGACAGCATCGACGGCACCGCGGTCGTCTCCAACGAAGAACTGAAAAGGATAGACGCCCCGGACGAGCTGACCGATCTGGTAGCGTCAAGAGGAGCGAAGAAATGA
- a CDS encoding Hsp20/alpha crystallin family protein: MSADDIWNGFFGSFDSLNRRIEDMFAQLSMDGPGVKTYGYTMYQGPDGVRHVKEFGNSDGTFGRPQLASVREPFTDVCEENGEVKVIAEIPGIEKKDIDLSCNGDSLSIRVDNGSKRFSKDVALPCEADPDSAKAVYNNGLLEVTLKSLSTKQNGKHIEVM, translated from the coding sequence ATGAGCGCGGATGACATCTGGAACGGCTTCTTCGGAAGCTTCGACAGCTTGAACAGAAGGATCGAGGACATGTTCGCCCAGCTGAGCATGGACGGACCCGGCGTCAAGACATATGGGTATACCATGTACCAGGGTCCCGACGGGGTAAGGCACGTGAAGGAGTTCGGAAACAGCGACGGAACCTTCGGCAGACCTCAGCTCGCATCGGTCAGAGAGCCTTTCACGGACGTTTGCGAAGAGAACGGCGAAGTGAAGGTCATAGCCGAGATCCCCGGGATCGAAAAGAAAGACATCGACCTCAGCTGCAACGGCGATTCCTTATCCATAAGGGTGGACAACGGAAGCAAACGCTTCTCCAAGGATGTGGCCCTCCCATGCGAAGCCGACCCTGACTCGGCCAAAGCCGTGTACAACAACGGTCTGCTGGAGGTCACGCTGAAATCTCTGTCCACGAAGCAGAACGGAAAGCACATCGAAGTGATGTGA
- a CDS encoding helix-turn-helix domain-containing protein: MEIDDLLAMVENPTRRRILEMLADTPSYALRLSKELGISQQAVMKNLALMERNGMVTCYRESSSMGPDRTVYAPNAEFTLVVDMHGSVFSVRLMPEPGKPIGTEEAIVRLEEIGKELEELERRKNDLLREAGALRKMLGMTAGAEIPRKRTEE; the protein is encoded by the coding sequence ATGGAAATCGACGATCTGCTCGCTATGGTCGAGAACCCGACGCGCAGGAGGATCCTGGAGATGCTCGCTGACACCCCCAGCTACGCCCTGCGGCTGTCGAAAGAGCTCGGAATCAGCCAGCAGGCCGTCATGAAGAACCTGGCACTGATGGAGAGGAACGGCATGGTCACCTGCTACCGCGAAAGCAGCAGCATGGGCCCGGACCGCACCGTCTACGCTCCGAACGCCGAATTCACCCTGGTCGTGGACATGCACGGAAGCGTGTTCTCGGTCAGGCTGATGCCGGAGCCGGGGAAACCTATCGGAACCGAGGAGGCAATCGTCAGGCTGGAGGAGATCGGAAAGGAGCTGGAAGAGCTGGAACGCAGGAAGAACGACCTCCTGCGCGAGGCCGGAGCTCTGAGGAAAATGCTTGGGATGACGGCGGGGGCGGAAATCCCCCGGAAAAGAACGGAGGAATGA
- a CDS encoding ribokinase, translating into MGKAMKPGVMVIGSSNLDTSIYLDRFASPGETVHAAGKKVSCGGKGANQAVAAARAGADVTFMTALGDDPEGKILEERLSEEGMTLSIVRKQCDTGQAFIEIDSRSENRIAVIGGANMVMTPEDVKDASSAISGRGILVVQNEIPSETDLAAMKIASDNGTMTIYNPAPCRPMAEGMLSMTDILAVNETEFRYFAGTDDLEKGSAALISGGAKAVVVTLGKAGCFYAYGGRSETVPAPETDAIDTSGAGDTFVGYLAASLSNGSSIEESVRLATAAASMSCARKGAMDGIPTIGEIRF; encoded by the coding sequence ATGGGGAAGGCCATGAAACCCGGAGTGATGGTCATCGGCAGTTCGAACTTGGATACGTCAATCTATCTGGACAGATTCGCTTCGCCGGGGGAGACCGTGCATGCGGCAGGGAAGAAAGTCTCCTGCGGAGGCAAAGGAGCTAACCAAGCGGTAGCAGCCGCCAGAGCCGGAGCCGACGTAACGTTCATGACCGCTCTGGGAGACGACCCGGAAGGAAAGATCCTCGAAGAAAGGCTTTCCGAAGAGGGGATGACTCTTTCCATCGTTCGGAAGCAATGCGATACAGGCCAGGCTTTCATAGAGATCGACAGCCGCTCGGAGAACCGCATAGCCGTCATCGGAGGCGCCAACATGGTGATGACACCCGAGGACGTGAAGGATGCGTCCTCCGCCATCTCCGGACGCGGGATCCTCGTGGTGCAGAACGAAATCCCGTCCGAGACAGATCTGGCCGCAATGAAAATCGCATCCGATAACGGGACGATGACCATTTACAACCCAGCCCCCTGCAGGCCCATGGCGGAAGGCATGCTGAGCATGACAGACATCCTGGCGGTGAACGAAACCGAATTCCGGTATTTCGCCGGGACGGACGACCTCGAAAAGGGATCCGCGGCGCTCATCTCAGGCGGAGCGAAGGCCGTCGTTGTGACCCTGGGAAAAGCCGGGTGCTTCTATGCGTACGGAGGGCGCAGCGAAACCGTGCCGGCGCCCGAGACAGACGCGATAGACACTTCCGGCGCGGGCGATACGTTCGTAGGCTATCTCGCCGCATCCCTTTCCAATGGGTCTTCCATAGAGGAATCGGTCCGCCTAGCCACGGCGGCGGCTTCCATGTCGTGCGCCAGGAAGGGGGCGATGGACGGCATACCGACCATCGGCGAAATCCGTTTCTGA